One segment of Halanaerobiaceae bacterium ANBcell28 DNA contains the following:
- a CDS encoding class II fructose-1,6-bisphosphate aldolase, which translates to MNLVPMSEILNKANSEGYAVGGFNINNMEFLQGIIWAAEEMKSPLILQTSEGALRYIGMDYVIAMVEAATKNTSVPVALHVDHGSTFDSIMQCIRSGFSSVMIDGSHHPFEENIALTKKVVEAAHAVGVSVEAELGKLGGVEDDVSVDAKDATFTDPAEAEEFVERTGVDALAVAIGTAHGVYAGDPELDFERLQTIKEKIKIPVVLHGASGVPEEDVKKAVSLGVNKVNVNTDFQQAYHAKVKEILDNDPGVYDPRKFCGPGRDAIKAKVIEKIKFLGSNDKA; encoded by the coding sequence ATGAACTTAGTTCCAATGTCAGAAATACTAAACAAGGCTAATTCTGAAGGCTATGCAGTTGGTGGCTTTAATATCAATAATATGGAGTTTTTACAAGGTATTATATGGGCTGCTGAAGAAATGAAATCACCATTAATTTTACAAACTAGTGAAGGTGCCCTTAGATATATTGGTATGGATTATGTAATTGCTATGGTGGAGGCTGCTACTAAAAACACAAGTGTACCAGTTGCACTACATGTTGACCATGGTAGTACTTTTGATTCAATAATGCAATGTATTAGAAGTGGTTTTTCTTCAGTTATGATTGATGGCTCTCACCATCCATTTGAAGAAAATATTGCTTTAACCAAAAAAGTAGTAGAAGCTGCTCATGCAGTAGGTGTTAGTGTAGAAGCTGAGTTAGGGAAACTTGGCGGTGTAGAAGATGATGTTTCTGTTGATGCAAAAGATGCTACTTTTACAGATCCTGCAGAAGCGGAAGAGTTTGTAGAAAGAACTGGTGTTGATGCTTTAGCAGTTGCTATAGGTACTGCTCATGGAGTTTACGCTGGTGATCCTGAACTTGATTTTGAAAGACTACAAACAATTAAAGAGAAAATTAAAATACCAGTAGTTTTACATGGAGCTTCAGGTGTCCCGGAAGAAGATGTTAAAAAAGCTGTTTCTTTAGGTGTAAATAAAGTTAATGTAAATACAGATTTTCAACAGGCATATCATGCTAAGGTAAAAGAAATCTTAGATAATGATCCTGGTGTTTATGATCCAAGAAAATTCTGTGGCCCTGGTAGAGATGCAATTAAAGCTAAAGTTATTGAAAAAATTAAATTCTTAGGTAGTAATGATAAGGCGTAA
- a CDS encoding DUF1934 domain-containing protein: MKNKVTLFIKSRQEYSADDNELIEYNTEGILYKKREKLYLLYKNKELAEANSRIKVDPLMQEVSIYRDKPQLRQQFIEKESFSSKYYASYGVFDMDIYTDYLSISLGDKNGSIKIVYQIYLNKKYLSKNNLDISWEILKRK, translated from the coding sequence ATGAAGAATAAAGTTACTTTATTTATAAAAAGCAGGCAGGAGTATTCTGCTGATGATAACGAATTGATTGAATATAATACTGAAGGGATATTATATAAGAAAAGGGAAAAGTTATATCTTTTGTATAAGAACAAGGAATTAGCAGAAGCTAATAGCCGAATTAAGGTTGATCCATTAATGCAAGAGGTATCTATTTATAGAGACAAGCCTCAGTTGAGGCAGCAGTTTATCGAAAAAGAGAGTTTTTCCAGTAAATATTATGCAAGTTATGGCGTTTTTGATATGGATATATATACTGATTATTTAAGTATTAGTCTTGGCGATAAGAATGGCAGTATCAAGATTGTTTACCAAATTTACTTAAACAAGAAATATCTTAGTAAGAATAATTTAGATATATCATGGGAAATTTTAAAAAGAAAATGA
- the rho gene encoding transcription termination factor Rho, translated as MNISELEKKTISELHEIAKDFKISGYAQMRKKDLIFALLKKETEKGGNIFAEGVLDIVNSEGYGFLRPSKYVPSADDIYISASQIRRFDLRSGDVVSGQVREPKDSEKYYALLRIEAVNYQNPEIAKKRSYFEDLTPLYPNQRLTLENNSNEIATRLIDLVAPLGKGQRGLIVSPPKAGKTVLLQKIANSIRKNDPQLKLMILLIDERPEEVTDMRRSVDAEVISSTFDEPPENHIQVAELVLRKAKRLVEHKHDVVILLDSITRLARASNVTIPPSGRTLSGGLDPTAMHFPKKFFGAARNIEEGGSLTILATSLVDTGSRMDDVIYEEFKGTGNMEIHLDRQLAERRIYPAIDIQKSGTRREELLLSEKELKTIWKFRQGVASSDRSEIMRSMIKQLRNTDNNQFLLENLNKVFKT; from the coding sequence ATGAATATTAGTGAGTTAGAAAAGAAAACAATAAGTGAATTACATGAAATAGCCAAAGATTTCAAAATAAGTGGATATGCTCAAATGCGTAAAAAAGATTTGATTTTTGCACTCTTGAAAAAAGAGACAGAAAAAGGAGGGAATATTTTTGCTGAAGGTGTTTTGGATATTGTTAATAGTGAAGGATATGGATTTTTGAGACCGTCCAAATATGTTCCTTCTGCAGATGATATTTATATATCGGCTTCTCAAATTAGAAGATTTGACCTCCGTTCAGGAGATGTAGTTTCTGGGCAGGTGAGAGAACCTAAAGATTCAGAAAAATATTATGCTTTGCTTAGGATTGAGGCTGTTAATTATCAGAATCCAGAAATCGCAAAAAAACGTTCGTACTTTGAAGATTTAACTCCTTTATACCCAAATCAAAGATTGACTCTAGAAAACAACTCAAATGAAATAGCTACTCGTTTAATTGATTTAGTAGCTCCTCTTGGTAAAGGACAAAGGGGGTTAATAGTATCACCACCTAAAGCTGGAAAAACTGTTCTACTACAAAAAATTGCTAATAGCATAAGAAAAAATGATCCTCAGCTAAAGCTAATGATATTATTAATCGATGAGAGACCTGAAGAAGTTACAGATATGAGGCGCTCAGTTGATGCAGAAGTCATAAGTTCTACTTTTGATGAACCACCTGAGAATCACATACAGGTTGCTGAACTTGTTTTAAGAAAAGCAAAAAGATTAGTGGAGCATAAGCATGATGTAGTTATATTGCTGGATAGTATTACTCGCTTGGCTAGAGCATCCAATGTTACTATTCCTCCTAGTGGTAGAACTCTTTCTGGTGGTTTAGATCCTACTGCTATGCATTTTCCTAAAAAGTTTTTCGGAGCTGCACGTAATATTGAGGAAGGTGGCAGTCTAACTATATTAGCTACTTCTCTTGTTGATACTGGTAGTAGAATGGATGATGTAATATATGAAGAGTTTAAAGGCACAGGAAATATGGAAATTCATCTTGATAGGCAGTTAGCAGAAAGAAGGATTTATCCAGCAATTGATATTCAAAAATCGGGTACAAGAAGAGAAGAACTTCTTTTATCTGAAAAAGAGCTAAAAACAATATGGAAGTTTAGACAAGGAGTTGCTAGTTCTGATAGGAGTGAAATAATGCGCTCCATGATCAAACAATTGCGGAATACAGACAATAATCAATTTTTATTAGAGAATTTAAATAAGGTGTTTAAGACGTAG
- the rbr gene encoding rubrerythrin, which produces MSKLKGTQTEANLLKSFAGESQADMRYRYFASKAAKEGYKQIEAIFLETARNEKEHAKRFFKFLEGGMVEITASYPAGVIGTTEENLEAAAEGENEEHTELYPEFADIAEEEGFKDIAATFRKIAEVEEEHEKRYRKLLDNIKEDKVFKRDDVIRWKCGNCGYVHEGKEAPKTCPACIHPQKYFEIKESNY; this is translated from the coding sequence ATGTCAAAATTAAAAGGAACACAAACTGAAGCTAACTTACTTAAGTCATTTGCGGGCGAATCACAGGCTGATATGAGATACAGATATTTTGCTTCTAAAGCTGCTAAAGAAGGTTATAAGCAGATAGAAGCAATCTTTCTGGAAACAGCCAGAAATGAAAAGGAACATGCAAAAAGATTTTTTAAATTTTTAGAAGGCGGAATGGTAGAAATTACAGCAAGTTATCCTGCAGGAGTTATAGGTACAACTGAAGAAAACTTAGAGGCTGCTGCTGAAGGAGAGAATGAAGAGCATACAGAATTATATCCTGAATTTGCAGATATTGCAGAAGAAGAGGGTTTTAAAGATATTGCTGCAACTTTTCGTAAAATTGCAGAGGTTGAAGAAGAACATGAAAAACGTTATCGCAAATTATTAGATAATATTAAGGAAGATAAAGTATTTAAAAGAGATGACGTTATTAGATGGAAATGTGGCAATTGTGGATATGTACATGAAGGGAAAGAAGCTCCTAAAACATGTCCAGCATGTATCCATCCTCAAAAGTATTTTGAAATAAAAGAAAGTAATTATTAA
- a CDS encoding DNA-binding response regulator, protein MKKVLIIHSTEGNLEEISKGIEEGLENNGYQVDTISTNEKGKVHSFFPYDFVIVGSPSKGFIKGTIAADISSFLKQCKRTAGKNAIAFVTPSGIATNKSLKALMGELEKLGCFVNDFRTIKNRNDAVSFGESL, encoded by the coding sequence ATGAAAAAAGTATTAATAATACATTCAACTGAAGGTAATCTTGAGGAAATATCCAAGGGGATAGAAGAAGGATTAGAAAATAACGGATATCAGGTAGATACAATTAGTACTAATGAAAAGGGAAAGGTTCATAGCTTTTTTCCATATGATTTTGTCATAGTAGGAAGTCCTAGCAAAGGGTTTATCAAAGGAACTATAGCTGCGGATATTTCCTCTTTTTTAAAGCAGTGTAAAAGAACTGCAGGTAAAAATGCTATTGCCTTTGTTACCCCAAGTGGTATTGCTACTAATAAGTCTTTGAAGGCGTTGATGGGAGAATTGGAGAAATTAGGTTGCTTTGTTAATGACTTCAGAACAATCAAAAATCGCAATGATGCTGTAAGTTTTGGTGAAAGTTTGTAA
- a CDS encoding HAD family hydrolase: MERKNVLLDLDGTLLPIDIDEFLKGYFYLLGKEFSDLWEPDFFIDSLMKATHKMIANNGKNFNMDVFKEAFFQLLEHDDKDIIMDRFEKFYLNKFPTLQSGILVDDLPVRLIATLKEKGYNLVLATNPLFPLIAIEERLRWAKLDIKDFSLITTYENMHYCKPNPEYYLEITKKIQAEPSNCIMIGNDVQEDMIATAELGMKTFLVNDYLIDRKEDEINVDWQGSLEELVEYFS, from the coding sequence TTGGAGAGAAAGAATGTTTTGCTTGATCTTGATGGTACTTTATTGCCGATTGATATTGATGAATTCCTTAAAGGATACTTTTATTTATTGGGTAAAGAGTTTTCAGATCTCTGGGAGCCAGATTTTTTTATTGATTCATTAATGAAGGCCACACATAAAATGATAGCGAATAATGGTAAAAATTTTAATATGGATGTTTTTAAGGAAGCTTTTTTTCAATTACTTGAACATGATGACAAGGATATTATAATGGATAGGTTTGAAAAATTTTATCTAAATAAATTTCCTACTTTACAATCTGGGATTCTTGTAGATGATTTACCAGTTCGATTAATAGCTACCTTAAAAGAAAAAGGCTATAATTTAGTACTAGCAACCAATCCCTTGTTTCCTTTGATAGCTATTGAAGAAAGATTGCGCTGGGCAAAATTAGATATAAAAGACTTCTCATTAATAACAACATATGAGAATATGCATTATTGTAAGCCTAATCCAGAATATTATCTTGAAATAACTAAGAAAATACAGGCAGAACCTAGCAATTGTATAATGATTGGTAATGATGTACAGGAAGATATGATTGCCACTGCAGAATTAGGAATGAAAACTTTTCTAGTCAATGATTACTTGATTGACCGTAAGGAAGATGAAATAAATGTTGATTGGCAAGGTAGTTTAGAAGAATTGGTAGAATATTTTTCTTAA
- the trxA gene encoding thioredoxin — MIFMANALSVSDANFEQEVLNSDKPVMVDFWAEWCGPCRMVGPVLEEIANEKEDVKVCKLNVDDNQATASDYGVMSIPTIILFENGEVKKQITGYMPKEQLLSQLGLA, encoded by the coding sequence GTGATATTTATGGCAAATGCACTTAGTGTTAGTGATGCTAATTTTGAGCAAGAGGTTTTGAATTCTGATAAACCTGTAATGGTTGATTTCTGGGCAGAATGGTGTGGACCATGTAGAATGGTGGGACCAGTTCTTGAAGAAATAGCTAATGAAAAAGAGGATGTTAAAGTATGTAAGTTAAATGTTGATGATAATCAAGCAACTGCCTCAGATTATGGAGTTATGAGCATTCCTACAATTATTTTGTTTGAAAACGGTGAGGTTAAGAAACAAATTACTGGCTATATGCCTAAGGAACAATTGCTTAGTCAATTAGGTTTAGCATAG
- a CDS encoding CTP synthase, with translation MTKYIFVTGGVVSALGKGITAASLGRLLKSRGLKVSIQKFDPYINVDPGTMSPYQHGEVFVTDDGAETDLDLGHYERFIDVNLSQNNNVTTGKIYGSVIRKERKGDYLGATVQVIPHITDEIKDRITRVGRETDADVVITEIGGTVGDIESLPVIEAIRQLKSDMGKGNIFYLHCTLVPYIATAAELKTKPTQHSIKELRSIGIQPDAVVCRSDREIGEDVRSKIALFGDIDKRAVIHAIDVDHIYEVPLSLEKEGLANIVIEKLDLGDKVHKPDLVEWKKMVSKMKSLSQEIRIAIVGKYVELPDAYISINESLKHAGVTNDVNIDIKFIYAEDLEGNIDLSQYFDDVDGILVPGGFGDRGIEGKIRSIEYARINKIPYFGICLGMQSAVIEFARNVLNYKGAHSAEFDENSENPVIDLMPEQKDVEDMGGTMRLGLYPCKMKKDTLSGRAYQEEVIYERHRHRYEFNNEYREEYKKAGMVFSGLSPDEKLVEIVEIPDHPWFVAVQFHPEFKSRPNRPHPLFVGFVKAAKEKCLL, from the coding sequence GTGACGAAATATATTTTTGTTACCGGTGGAGTTGTATCTGCTCTAGGTAAAGGAATAACAGCAGCTTCTCTAGGTAGATTGTTAAAAAGTCGAGGTTTGAAAGTAAGTATTCAAAAGTTTGATCCATATATCAACGTAGATCCTGGAACAATGAGTCCTTACCAACATGGTGAGGTCTTTGTGACAGATGATGGCGCTGAAACTGATTTAGATTTAGGTCATTATGAGCGTTTTATTGATGTTAATTTAAGTCAAAACAATAATGTGACAACGGGTAAAATATATGGATCTGTAATTCGTAAAGAAAGAAAAGGTGATTACCTAGGCGCTACAGTACAGGTCATACCTCATATTACAGATGAGATAAAAGATCGCATAACACGAGTTGGTCGGGAAACAGATGCTGATGTTGTGATAACAGAAATCGGTGGAACTGTTGGAGATATTGAGAGCTTGCCGGTTATTGAAGCAATAAGACAGTTGAAAAGTGATATGGGTAAAGGCAATATTTTCTACTTGCACTGTACTTTAGTTCCGTATATAGCTACTGCTGCTGAGTTGAAGACAAAACCTACTCAACATAGTATTAAGGAGTTGAGAAGTATAGGGATTCAGCCTGATGCAGTTGTATGTAGATCAGATCGTGAAATCGGAGAAGATGTAAGGAGTAAAATTGCATTATTTGGTGATATAGATAAAAGAGCTGTTATACATGCTATAGATGTTGATCATATTTATGAAGTACCTTTAAGTTTAGAAAAAGAAGGACTAGCAAATATCGTAATTGAAAAATTAGATTTGGGAGATAAAGTCCATAAGCCAGACCTGGTCGAATGGAAAAAGATGGTTAGTAAAATGAAAAGTTTGAGTCAGGAAATAAGAATTGCTATTGTTGGTAAATATGTAGAATTACCTGATGCTTATATTAGTATAAATGAGTCTTTAAAACATGCTGGAGTGACAAATGATGTCAATATAGATATTAAATTCATATATGCTGAAGATTTAGAAGGGAATATTGACCTTAGTCAATACTTTGATGACGTTGATGGAATTTTGGTACCAGGTGGATTTGGTGATCGAGGAATTGAGGGTAAAATTCGATCTATAGAATATGCACGCATAAATAAAATACCTTATTTTGGAATTTGCTTAGGTATGCAGTCTGCAGTTATAGAGTTTGCAAGAAATGTACTTAATTATAAAGGTGCTCATAGTGCTGAGTTTGATGAAAATAGTGAAAACCCAGTAATTGATTTGATGCCGGAACAAAAAGATGTTGAAGATATGGGCGGTACTATGCGCTTAGGTTTATATCCATGTAAAATGAAAAAAGATACACTTAGTGGTAGAGCATATCAGGAAGAAGTTATCTATGAACGTCATCGTCACCGTTATGAGTTTAACAATGAATACCGTGAAGAGTACAAAAAAGCTGGCATGGTTTTTTCAGGGCTATCTCCAGATGAAAAATTAGTAGAAATAGTCGAAATTCCTGATCACCCTTGGTTTGTAGCAGTACAATTCCATCCTGAATTTAAGTCGCGACCTAATAGACCACATCCTTTGTTTGTAGGTTTTGTTAAAGCTGCAAAGGAGAAGTGTCTGCTTTAA
- a CDS encoding TlpA disulfide reductase family protein produces the protein MNKKYILFSLIFLIILSGFFFYHSNADEKDNDSETQINIGVNPGEMAPDFTLAKINGDLVNLSDFRGQKVFLNFWASWCPPCIAEMPDIQKLYRDNTEITVLTINVQESKRQVSNFMIANNYNFPVVLDEDGRTSARYLVRGIPTTLAIDKNGIIINRKSGILSYQEMLDFMKIE, from the coding sequence ATGAATAAGAAGTATATACTGTTCAGCCTTATTTTCTTAATCATCTTATCCGGGTTTTTCTTTTACCACAGTAACGCAGATGAGAAAGATAACGATTCAGAAACACAAATTAATATTGGAGTTAATCCCGGTGAAATGGCCCCTGATTTTACTCTAGCAAAAATTAACGGTGATTTAGTAAATTTAAGTGACTTTCGTGGACAAAAAGTTTTTTTGAATTTTTGGGCTAGCTGGTGCCCCCCTTGTATAGCAGAGATGCCTGATATTCAAAAACTATATCGCGATAATACAGAAATAACTGTCTTAACAATTAATGTACAAGAAAGCAAACGCCAGGTAAGTAATTTTATGATTGCTAATAATTATAATTTTCCTGTAGTTCTAGATGAAGACGGTAGAACTTCAGCCCGATATTTAGTAAGAGGCATACCAACTACTTTAGCTATAGATAAGAATGGTATTATAATCAATCGAAAAAGCGGAATCCTAAGTTATCAAGAAATGTTAGACTTTATGAAAATAGAGTAA
- a CDS encoding aminopeptidase yields the protein MSEKAFIEKNAWLNMEDVEHEEIFAFNKEYANFMDVNKTERQCVRSSVEMLEAEGFKDISEFTSLKKGDKVYKINREKGLIAVVIGEKDLIDGVHIVGAHMDSPRIDLKPNPLFEASELAYFDTHYYGGIKKYQWVSIPLAIHGVVVKQDGSKVEISIGDKEDDPIFYISDLLPHLAKDQMQKKMSEGISGEQLNLLIGSIPVEGEEKDSKEKVKNSILNYLDKEYGIDAEDLVSSELQIVPAFKAKDVGFDRGLLAAYGHDDRVCSYTALKAILEIEDPSNTAMALLVDKEEVGSMGSTGMQSRFFENTIAELIDLSNEEYSDLMVRKTIENSKALSADVNAAFDSNYPDVFSKSNSAYLGKGVVITKYTGARGKSGSSEACAEFVAEVRSLFNNAGVIWQIGELGKVDKGGGGTIAQFLANYNMDVLDCGPAVMSMHAPYEVVSKVDVYNTYLAYHVFLEK from the coding sequence ATGTCGGAAAAGGCTTTTATAGAAAAAAACGCTTGGCTAAACATGGAAGATGTAGAACATGAAGAAATTTTTGCTTTTAACAAAGAATATGCCAATTTTATGGATGTCAATAAAACTGAAAGGCAATGTGTCAGAAGTTCTGTAGAAATGTTAGAAGCAGAGGGCTTTAAAGATATTTCAGAATTTACTTCTTTAAAAAAAGGGGATAAGGTATATAAAATAAATAGGGAAAAGGGATTAATTGCAGTTGTAATTGGTGAAAAAGATCTAATAGACGGTGTACATATAGTAGGGGCTCATATGGATTCTCCACGAATCGATTTAAAGCCAAATCCTTTATTTGAAGCCAGTGAATTAGCTTATTTTGATACACATTATTATGGAGGAATAAAAAAATATCAGTGGGTTAGCATTCCCTTAGCCATTCATGGTGTTGTTGTTAAACAGGATGGTAGTAAAGTGGAAATTAGCATTGGGGATAAGGAAGATGATCCGATATTTTACATAAGTGATCTTCTACCACATTTAGCTAAAGATCAGATGCAGAAAAAAATGAGTGAAGGAATAAGTGGTGAACAGTTAAATTTATTAATTGGCAGTATTCCTGTAGAAGGTGAGGAAAAGGATTCTAAAGAGAAAGTTAAGAATTCTATTCTTAATTATCTGGATAAGGAATACGGAATTGATGCTGAGGACTTAGTAAGTTCAGAGCTACAAATAGTTCCAGCTTTTAAGGCAAAGGATGTGGGCTTTGATAGAGGTTTATTGGCTGCATATGGGCATGATGACCGTGTATGTAGTTATACAGCTCTAAAAGCAATTTTAGAAATAGAAGATCCGTCCAATACAGCCATGGCTTTATTGGTTGATAAAGAAGAAGTTGGAAGTATGGGTAGTACTGGTATGCAGTCTCGATTTTTCGAAAATACTATTGCTGAATTGATAGACCTAAGCAATGAAGAATATTCTGATTTAATGGTAAGAAAAACAATTGAAAATTCAAAAGCATTATCTGCAGATGTCAATGCTGCTTTTGATTCTAATTACCCAGATGTCTTTAGTAAAAGTAATTCGGCTTATTTAGGAAAAGGTGTTGTTATTACTAAGTATACAGGTGCTCGAGGAAAATCAGGATCTTCTGAAGCTTGCGCTGAGTTTGTAGCAGAGGTAAGATCATTGTTTAATAATGCAGGTGTGATTTGGCAGATCGGTGAATTAGGTAAAGTTGATAAAGGTGGCGGGGGAACTATAGCGCAGTTTTTAGCTAATTATAACATGGATGTATTAGACTGTGGACCTGCAGTTATGTCTATGCATGCTCCCTATGAAGTAGTAAGTAAAGTGGATGTTTATAATACTTATCTAGCATACCATGTGTTTTTAGAAAAATAA
- a CDS encoding cytochrome c biogenesis CcdA family protein, with protein sequence MNNEISIFLAFTAGILSFFSPCIIPLLPSYLTVLMGDYATTKEKRRLLSSAFLFTAGFSIIFILLGLSASYLGQILLRNLQTFQKISGLIIIVMGAHLAGFIKIKFLYKHKGLEVKNSKSTYIRSFLMGLALAFAWTPCIGPILSSILIYAANQNTVLNGGLLLAFYSLGFALPFLITAYFMDYLLPRLKRINHRLLIIQKIAGILLMILGILIFTNYFQVLVFYYSNFTFGFIA encoded by the coding sequence ATGAATAATGAAATTTCTATATTCCTTGCTTTTACTGCTGGTATTTTATCTTTTTTTTCGCCTTGTATAATACCCTTGCTCCCTTCTTATTTAACAGTCTTAATGGGGGATTATGCCACTACTAAAGAAAAACGGCGATTACTTAGTTCAGCTTTTTTATTTACAGCAGGTTTTTCAATAATATTTATATTATTAGGTTTATCCGCTTCATATCTTGGACAAATATTATTAAGAAACTTACAAACTTTTCAAAAAATCAGTGGGTTAATTATAATAGTTATGGGTGCTCACTTAGCGGGATTTATTAAAATAAAGTTTTTATACAAACATAAAGGATTAGAAGTAAAGAATAGTAAAAGTACTTACATAAGATCCTTCTTAATGGGCTTAGCTCTAGCTTTTGCATGGACGCCTTGTATTGGTCCCATTCTTTCATCCATTCTAATTTATGCTGCCAACCAAAACACGGTTTTAAACGGTGGTTTATTGCTGGCTTTTTATTCATTAGGATTTGCTTTACCATTTTTGATAACTGCATATTTTATGGATTACTTATTACCAAGATTAAAGAGAATCAATCATCGTTTACTTATAATTCAAAAAATAGCAGGTATCTTATTAATGATTTTAGGAATACTCATCTTTACTAACTACTTCCAAGTTTTAGTATTTTATTACTCAAACTTCACATTTGGGTTTATCGCATAA